A section of the Deltaproteobacteria bacterium genome encodes:
- the ald gene encoding alanine dehydrogenase: MIIGVPTEIKNHEYRVGLVPAGVRAMVRFGHTIYIQSGAGVGSGISDDEFIQAGARILPSAVEIYQQSEMIIKVKEPLAAEFPLLREGQILFAYLHLAPAPELTQALLDRKIIGVAYETIQLVDGSLPLLTPMSVVAGRMAVQVGAHYLEKEFGGRGVLLGGVPGVARGKVTILGAGTVGANAAKIAIGLGAYVTILDNNPHRLTYLDDIFGTRINTLMSNYYNITESVRDAHLLIGAVLIPGAKTPKLVSRQMISTMKKGTVVVDVSVDQGGCCETTCPTTHENPIYLVDGVIHYGVTNMPAAVARTSTFALTNVTLPYALELANKGFPKATNENTALAKGVNVCLGQVICENVAKDLGLPLSSLNG; the protein is encoded by the coding sequence ATGATCATCGGCGTTCCCACGGAAATCAAGAATCACGAGTATCGGGTCGGCTTGGTCCCGGCCGGGGTCCGGGCCATGGTCCGATTTGGACATACGATTTATATCCAATCCGGGGCCGGGGTAGGAAGCGGGATTTCGGATGATGAATTCATTCAAGCCGGGGCGCGGATCCTCCCTTCAGCGGTCGAAATCTATCAACAGTCGGAGATGATCATTAAGGTCAAGGAACCCTTGGCCGCTGAATTCCCTCTGCTTCGGGAAGGTCAGATCCTTTTTGCCTACCTGCACCTGGCCCCGGCCCCGGAACTGACCCAGGCCCTTTTGGACAGAAAAATCATTGGGGTGGCTTATGAAACCATTCAACTTGTCGACGGCTCCCTGCCCCTGCTCACCCCCATGAGTGTGGTGGCCGGCCGTATGGCCGTCCAAGTAGGCGCCCACTATCTTGAAAAGGAATTCGGGGGACGGGGGGTCCTCTTGGGCGGAGTCCCCGGGGTGGCTCGGGGAAAGGTGACCATCCTGGGAGCCGGCACGGTGGGAGCCAATGCAGCCAAGATCGCCATCGGCCTGGGAGCCTATGTGACCATTTTAGACAATAACCCGCACCGACTCACCTATCTGGATGATATCTTCGGAACCCGTATCAATACCCTTATGTCCAATTATTACAACATAACCGAATCGGTTAGAGACGCCCATTTATTAATTGGAGCGGTATTGATTCCTGGCGCCAAAACACCCAAGTTGGTATCCCGGCAAATGATCAGTACTATGAAAAAAGGCACCGTGGTGGTCGACGTCTCGGTCGACCAGGGAGGCTGTTGCGAAACGACATGTCCCACAACCCACGAAAACCCCATTTATTTAGTGGATGGGGTGATCCACTATGGCGTGACCAATATGCCGGCCGCCGTAGCTCGGACCTCGACCTTTGCCCTGACCAATGTCACCCTGCCCTATGCCCTGGAATTGGCCAATAAAGGTTTTCCCAAAGCAACCAATGAAAATACGGCCTTAGCTAAAGGGGTGAACGTTTGCCTGGGGCAGGTTATCTGTGAAAATGTGGCTAAGGATCTTGGGTTGCCGCTGTCTTCCCTGAATGGATAG